The following coding sequences are from one Paenibacillus tundrae window:
- a CDS encoding lipoate--protein ligase family protein, protein MSVPSTPEDRFGKPMEQSSSEHRPTSRLQIWETPLMGSNRSVLEAFAWEEVMCRLVGQGHEPVAHIWRHTDAFVAGLRDRKLPHAVEAMERIRNEGISVCVRPSGGAAVPLNPGVVNLSLILPNPKHAINIHDDFRHMAALIARSLNPWSNQAQTGEVEGAFCPGDYDVSVGGLKFCGIAQRRQAKAYIITAFVIVEGKGDVLAAEVRRFYEQAANGMKSGYPDVHSGTMASLQELAGVPSAAAYTASLVRTLRDQYPSAETSRVLTVNRETVEQTMQQMKLRYD, encoded by the coding sequence ATGAGTGTACCTTCAACACCAGAGGATCGATTTGGAAAACCAATGGAGCAGAGTTCGTCGGAACATCGTCCTACCAGCCGTCTTCAGATCTGGGAGACACCGCTTATGGGATCAAATAGAAGTGTGCTTGAGGCTTTTGCTTGGGAAGAAGTGATGTGTCGACTTGTAGGACAGGGGCATGAACCGGTGGCTCATATTTGGCGGCATACGGATGCATTTGTAGCTGGTTTGCGTGATCGTAAACTGCCTCATGCAGTAGAGGCTATGGAACGTATCCGAAATGAGGGGATTTCCGTCTGTGTTCGACCTTCTGGCGGTGCGGCAGTCCCACTCAACCCAGGTGTGGTCAACTTGTCGCTAATCTTGCCTAATCCTAAGCACGCGATCAATATTCATGATGACTTCCGCCATATGGCTGCCTTGATTGCCCGTTCTCTGAATCCATGGTCCAATCAGGCTCAGACGGGAGAAGTCGAAGGTGCATTTTGCCCAGGGGACTATGATGTTAGTGTCGGGGGATTGAAATTTTGCGGAATCGCACAGCGAAGACAGGCTAAGGCTTACATTATTACTGCGTTTGTGATCGTGGAAGGCAAGGGCGATGTGCTTGCCGCAGAAGTAAGACGTTTCTATGAGCAAGCAGCCAATGGGATGAAATCAGGCTATCCGGATGTACATTCAGGTACGATGGCGAGTCTGCAAGAGCTAGCCGGTGTTCCCTCTGCGGCGGCATATACAGCTTCCTTGGTGCGCACACTACGTGACCAGTATCCTTCGGCAGAAACGAGCCGAGTATTGACTGTGAACCGGGAGACGGTTGAACAGACGATGCAGCAGATGAAATTACGATATGATTAG
- the folE gene encoding GTP cyclohydrolase I FolE yields the protein MAGVKDYLNSKVSDNREKIEYHVEQILKLIGEDSTREGLLETPARVTRMYEEIFGGYEVDPRDVLGVTFDENHEELVIVKDIVYYSQCEHHMAPFFGKVHIGYVPSGKIVGLSKMARLVEAVTRRLQVQERITSQIADILTEAVEPHGVMVVVEGEHLCMCSRGVKKPGSKTVTSAVRGSFRENPAQRAEFLSLVKD from the coding sequence GTGGCTGGCGTGAAAGATTATTTGAATTCAAAAGTATCCGACAATCGGGAGAAGATCGAGTACCATGTGGAACAGATCTTGAAATTGATTGGCGAGGATAGTACGCGGGAAGGGCTGCTTGAAACGCCTGCACGCGTAACCCGGATGTATGAAGAAATTTTTGGTGGGTATGAGGTAGATCCACGTGATGTACTGGGGGTAACCTTTGACGAGAATCATGAAGAGTTGGTTATCGTTAAGGATATCGTCTACTATAGCCAATGTGAGCACCACATGGCGCCGTTCTTCGGCAAGGTGCACATTGGGTACGTGCCAAGCGGCAAGATCGTTGGTCTTAGCAAAATGGCCCGTTTGGTGGAAGCGGTAACGCGTCGCCTCCAGGTGCAAGAACGTATTACGTCACAGATCGCTGATATTTTGACAGAGGCAGTTGAGCCTCACGGCGTTATGGTCGTTGTGGAAGGCGAGCACTTGTGCATGTGTTCCCGCGGCGTGAAGAAACCGGGCAGCAAGACGGTAACGTCTGCCGTACGTGGTTCCTTCCGTGAGAATCCAGCACAGCGTGCTGAGTTCCTGTCACTTGTTAAAGATTGA
- a CDS encoding YneF family protein — MEIVIPIITLIVGLVGGFFIGVFYLRKQLEKMQSDPDALQKMAKQMGYNLNGKQMQRAQQMMKNQQPGGKMPQPQQHPARKNSGRRR, encoded by the coding sequence ATGGAAATTGTAATACCGATTATTACATTGATTGTTGGTCTGGTCGGGGGCTTCTTCATCGGGGTGTTCTACTTGCGTAAACAGCTTGAGAAAATGCAAAGCGATCCAGACGCACTTCAGAAGATGGCGAAGCAAATGGGCTATAACCTGAATGGCAAGCAGATGCAGCGTGCCCAGCAGATGATGAAGAATCAGCAGCCTGGCGGTAAAATGCCTCAGCCGCAACAACATCCTGCGCGTAAAAATTCGGGCCGCCGAAGATAA
- a CDS encoding HD-GYP domain-containing protein, protein MKYVNVESVEAGELLGKTVYSANGTVLLSAGVQLTVFMVNTLKRIGVTMLYIQDEAFKDVETEDILDEATKRAVINEMSVTLEAVRSGKDWSPKKVALSIDKLLNDVLNGRELLVQLTDIRTKDNAQYVHAMNVCLLSSVIGLNMGLNYNQLKDLAVGALLHDIGKVGEPPGGGSAANSSLHHTWRGFEVIKNKREFSLLVAHTALQHHEHVDGTGLPRGIQGSDIHVFAKIVSTANIYDNLINGLSGSSMLPHEACEEMMAMSGTRLDRDILIEFNKSVSVYPNGTAVRLSTKESGVIVRQHRGLPGRPVVRIARGSTRYSLDVIEIDLAEHTTVFIDSVMS, encoded by the coding sequence ATGAAGTATGTAAACGTGGAGAGTGTGGAGGCGGGGGAGCTTCTGGGGAAGACCGTATATTCAGCTAACGGAACTGTTTTGCTGTCTGCCGGCGTCCAGCTTACCGTATTTATGGTTAATACGCTCAAGCGTATTGGCGTAACCATGCTGTACATCCAGGATGAAGCGTTTAAAGATGTGGAGACAGAAGACATTCTGGATGAAGCCACGAAAAGAGCAGTGATTAATGAAATGAGCGTTACCCTAGAAGCGGTTCGTTCCGGAAAGGACTGGAGTCCGAAGAAGGTAGCGCTTAGCATTGATAAACTGTTGAACGATGTATTGAACGGGCGTGAGCTGCTTGTTCAACTTACGGATATTCGCACGAAGGACAATGCACAGTATGTTCATGCGATGAATGTATGCTTGTTGTCGTCGGTAATCGGACTGAATATGGGACTTAACTACAATCAATTGAAGGATCTCGCTGTAGGCGCGCTTTTGCACGATATCGGCAAAGTTGGTGAGCCTCCGGGTGGTGGCTCTGCTGCCAATTCTTCGCTCCATCATACATGGCGGGGATTCGAAGTGATTAAGAACAAGCGGGAGTTCAGCTTGCTCGTCGCTCACACGGCTCTGCAGCATCATGAACATGTCGATGGTACAGGATTACCTAGGGGAATCCAAGGCAGCGACATTCATGTCTTTGCCAAAATCGTTAGCACGGCGAACATCTATGATAATCTAATTAACGGACTGTCTGGAAGTAGCATGTTGCCACACGAAGCTTGTGAAGAGATGATGGCGATGTCAGGCACGAGGCTGGATCGGGACATTCTGATTGAGTTTAACAAAAGTGTATCCGTATATCCGAATGGGACGGCTGTACGACTCTCAACCAAGGAGTCAGGCGTTATTGTAAGGCAGCATCGTGGATTGCCAGGCCGACCTGTTGTCCGGATCGCTCGGGGGAGCACACGCTACTCTCTCGATGTTATTGAAATTGATCTAGCGGAGCACACCACCGTTTTTATTGATTCGGTCATGTCGTAG
- the queG gene encoding tRNA epoxyqueuosine(34) reductase QueG: MTSVQTGAAQAGSVWEQLKQEIKAAAPGLGIDDIGFASAEPFVSLKSLLEQSRDKGYASGFEEPDIEKRVRPALQDGEPASLIAIAVAYPSKMVNPPKSEPGAYRGILARSAWGRDYHYVLREAMDKLVNFIRERVPEAMIESMVDTGALVDRAVSQRAGIGFSGKNCAIISPKFGSWIYLGELVTNIPFQPDTPVTEDCGECTKCIDACPTGALVGPGQLNAQRCISFVTQTKGFVDEEFMLKIGNRLYGCDTCQIVCPKNRGKNWDHHPDLQPDPEIVKPLLLPLLDIGNREFKERFGQSSAAWRGKKPIQRNAVIALGNFKDKSAVPKLTEVLKRDPRPELRGTAAWALSRIGGEDAMRVIGEAAANEQDGNVLSMLQKAKERLSSSETLPDQPQAGQASEKQPVEQSVKQPVEQQQFDSLHELQKSLQSEMASDQGGELPVQPAKPEAAAWKPSAVTGLQGTPVYYDELLTPIGTLTLCATDEGLCHVDFGTFHVREAHLQQWARTWIGEYRYEKNEEKLSEAAKQVQQYFAGERKNFELKLNLHGTPFQLQVWHVLSDISYGETSSHQQVAETIGRPKAVRAVSDAISKNPMPIIIPCHRNSDKDGTLLGYVGGLQTKEQLLTLEQQS, encoded by the coding sequence ATGACAAGCGTACAGACCGGGGCGGCACAGGCAGGTTCCGTATGGGAACAGTTAAAACAAGAGATTAAGGCGGCTGCCCCCGGGCTGGGCATTGATGATATTGGATTTGCTTCTGCAGAGCCGTTTGTATCACTTAAGTCGTTGCTAGAGCAGTCCCGGGACAAGGGCTACGCTTCGGGATTCGAAGAGCCGGATATTGAGAAAAGGGTACGGCCTGCGCTACAGGATGGTGAGCCTGCTTCTCTCATAGCCATCGCCGTGGCTTACCCGTCGAAGATGGTCAACCCACCGAAGTCGGAGCCGGGTGCATATCGTGGGATTTTGGCACGTTCAGCTTGGGGCAGAGATTATCATTATGTGCTGCGTGAAGCGATGGACAAGCTGGTAAATTTCATCCGTGAACGTGTACCTGAGGCGATGATTGAGAGCATGGTCGATACGGGAGCGCTCGTTGATCGGGCGGTATCCCAGCGTGCAGGGATCGGATTCAGCGGCAAAAATTGTGCCATTATATCCCCTAAGTTTGGATCATGGATCTATCTGGGTGAGCTGGTGACCAACATTCCATTCCAGCCGGATACACCCGTGACCGAGGATTGCGGAGAGTGTACGAAATGTATTGATGCCTGCCCAACCGGAGCGTTGGTGGGACCAGGGCAACTTAATGCACAGCGATGTATTTCTTTTGTAACCCAAACCAAAGGGTTTGTAGATGAAGAGTTTATGTTGAAAATAGGCAACCGGTTATACGGCTGTGATACATGTCAGATCGTCTGTCCGAAGAATCGGGGCAAAAATTGGGATCATCATCCTGATCTACAGCCTGATCCGGAGATTGTTAAGCCTTTGTTGCTGCCACTCCTAGACATTGGTAACCGTGAATTTAAAGAACGATTTGGCCAAAGCTCTGCCGCATGGCGGGGAAAGAAACCAATTCAACGTAATGCAGTAATTGCCTTAGGTAATTTCAAGGATAAGAGCGCTGTACCAAAACTCACGGAAGTATTGAAGCGAGACCCGCGTCCTGAACTGCGGGGAACCGCAGCTTGGGCGCTGAGCAGAATTGGAGGAGAAGACGCAATGAGAGTAATTGGGGAAGCTGCCGCTAACGAACAAGATGGGAACGTGCTAAGCATGCTGCAGAAGGCCAAGGAACGACTAAGCTCGTCCGAGACCTTACCCGATCAACCACAGGCTGGGCAAGCAAGTGAGAAGCAGCCGGTGGAACAGTCAGTGAAACAACCAGTAGAACAACAACAGTTTGATTCACTACACGAGTTACAGAAGAGTTTGCAATCGGAAATGGCCTCTGATCAGGGTGGTGAGCTACCTGTACAGCCGGCTAAACCGGAGGCAGCAGCTTGGAAACCTTCAGCAGTCACAGGGCTGCAGGGTACACCTGTGTATTATGATGAACTGCTGACACCGATAGGAACATTGACGCTATGTGCGACAGATGAAGGCTTGTGCCACGTTGATTTTGGAACATTTCATGTGCGCGAGGCACATCTGCAACAATGGGCTCGAACTTGGATCGGTGAATATCGTTACGAGAAGAATGAAGAGAAGTTGAGTGAGGCTGCGAAGCAGGTTCAGCAGTATTTTGCCGGAGAACGAAAAAACTTCGAATTAAAGCTAAATTTGCATGGAACACCGTTTCAGCTACAAGTATGGCATGTTCTATCCGATATATCTTATGGAGAGACCTCATCACACCAACAGGTTGCGGAAACGATTGGAAGACCGAAGGCGGTTCGTGCCGTTTCGGATGCTATCAGTAAAAATCCGATGCCGATCATTATTCCCTGTCACCGCAACAGTGACAAAGACGGTACCCTGTTGGGTTATGTAGGCGGTCTGCAAACCAAGGAGCAATTGCTCACATTGGAGCAGCAATCGTAA